The genomic window AGTTTCAACTCCAAATTCTCTTCAGAAAGGTGTTTTATGTGTGTATTATATTGATATTGCTAATTTTGACAAATCACTGGCAAGAATCGAGGTCATTAAGATAAGATAATATATATTATGGATAATTCGATACTTTCCTCAAATAGTTGTAAAAGATATTTTTGACAAATAGGAATTATAGGCCTTTAAATATATGATCATCCAAACAAATTCGTTAGCTTGGTTGTTTTATTACTGGATGACATCATCATAAATTTAGTTGCTTATGGAACCCATTTGTTTTAAAGTACCCCGCCAGCAAGAAGAAACTGTAAGGGTAGAATACTGGGATTTGCCTTATTTTTATGAGCCATTTCATTTCCATGAAGAATGCCAGATTACATATGTATTGGAAGGCCAGGGCATTCTTTTTGTTGGAAGCATGTTAAACGCCTTCAAATAAAGGCAATCTTTTTTTGATTGGTAAAAATCTTCCCCATGTTTTTCGAAATGATGAACAATACTATCACAAAGACTCCAGCTTACGATCCAAAGCCATATCTATATTTTTCTCTTTCGATATTTTGTTGAATTTATTTAAAGGTATACCTGAATTTTATCATTTAAATACTCTTCTGCAAAATTCAATGCATGGGATAAAATTGGAAAGAAAGCATACAAAAGAATTGGGAATGCATATGCAGCAAATTATTCCTCAAAAAGGATACATTAGGTTAATGAAATTATTTACCATTCTCAATCTTATTTCTTTCAATGAAAATACTGAATTAATCTCCCATCATCCTTCAGGAGAATTTGTATTGGAAGATGATAACCGCATGAATAAGGTGTTTGATTACATCATGATGCATTACCATGAGCAGATTAAGCTTGAGGAAATGGCTGAGTTGGTTA from Bacteroidales bacterium includes these protein-coding regions:
- a CDS encoding helix-turn-helix domain-containing protein, which encodes MIGKNLPHVFRNDEQYYHKDSSLRSKAISIFFSFDILLNLFKGIPEFYHLNTLLQNSMHGIKLERKHTKELGMHMQQIIPQKGYIRLMKLFTILNLISFNENTELISHHPSGEFVLEDDNRMNKVFDYIMMHYHEQIKLEEMAELVNMTTTSFCRYFKLHTKKTFSRFMIEVRISKACKLLTEEHYNVAQACYSSGFNNISNFHRHFRRVTGLTPNEYRKKLQRSYCY